In one window of Anaerolineales bacterium DNA:
- a CDS encoding serine/threonine-protein kinase has product MPELEGRTFGNYHLIEKAGRGGMSNVYKAQDLVNDRIVAVKILAPHLNLDEKFKSRFIREAQVLSQLDHPNIIPVIDYGEVDGLLFFVMPYMKYGGLHLRMQKKPMNVKEAMRIVDQICSALQYAHDRGVVHRDVKPSNILLDDEGNCYLSDFGFAHVDEASVSLTGSAVIGTPAYMAPEQLQEGEVTPLSDQYALGVVLYRMSTGYLPFDAETPIAIALKHATEPLPRPRYLNPNLPEPIERVLIKALSKDPSKRYPTISDFNQAFHQAIREAVARIRNGITDEIPTEAFHVPLESTVRVGEKSPTGGERKDEKEPWYRRRAVLVVALLLLLLCPLSIIGTNALFPDLFGGDRGVVIAAAETIDVQATLNAFATEMVALEGDALSEEEIRAMLDATLTAQASATPAAGGESAVTDSGTEDPLAASATEDLTTTATLTSTSSSGGGPAVPSATPTRTQTSASTPPAGTTPTSTLTAGPTSTPTPTLTLTLTATATTPPTNTPTATQPPTNTPTATQNVCDSLSLSGKSVNHKIVSWNFNNNSSSSVTINYVALSWPGDDNILKFIKVGGSNNPVNDPDSPSSAPVSVSVAAGGSILLQFQFESNGQATSYSVTVNTTYGCSLH; this is encoded by the coding sequence ATGCCTGAATTAGAAGGTAGGACCTTCGGGAACTACCATCTTATCGAAAAAGCCGGTCGCGGTGGCATGTCGAACGTTTACAAGGCGCAAGACCTTGTCAACGATCGGATTGTTGCGGTGAAAATTCTCGCCCCCCATCTGAACCTGGACGAGAAATTCAAGTCGCGCTTCATTCGCGAAGCCCAGGTTCTCAGTCAGCTCGATCACCCCAATATCATTCCGGTCATCGATTACGGCGAAGTCGATGGCCTGCTGTTCTTCGTGATGCCGTACATGAAGTACGGCGGTCTGCATCTTCGCATGCAGAAGAAGCCGATGAACGTCAAAGAGGCGATGCGGATCGTCGATCAGATATGTTCGGCATTGCAGTATGCTCACGATCGCGGCGTGGTTCATCGAGATGTGAAGCCTTCCAATATCCTGCTGGACGACGAAGGCAACTGTTATCTCTCGGATTTTGGGTTCGCCCACGTCGACGAAGCCTCGGTGAGTTTGACCGGATCGGCGGTCATCGGTACGCCGGCATACATGGCGCCCGAGCAGCTCCAGGAAGGCGAAGTAACTCCGCTATCGGATCAATATGCCCTCGGGGTGGTGCTGTACCGTATGAGCACCGGCTATCTGCCTTTCGATGCCGAGACTCCCATCGCTATCGCATTGAAGCATGCCACGGAGCCGCTGCCCCGGCCGCGCTACCTCAATCCCAATCTTCCCGAACCCATCGAGCGCGTCCTGATCAAGGCACTCTCCAAGGATCCGAGCAAGCGCTATCCGACGATCAGCGATTTCAATCAGGCTTTCCATCAAGCCATCCGGGAAGCGGTCGCGCGTATCCGCAACGGCATCACCGATGAAATTCCGACTGAGGCTTTCCACGTTCCCCTCGAATCCACCGTACGTGTGGGCGAGAAGTCCCCAACCGGCGGCGAACGGAAGGATGAAAAGGAACCCTGGTACCGCCGGCGGGCTGTCCTTGTGGTTGCTTTGCTGCTCCTGCTTCTCTGTCCGCTTTCGATTATCGGAACCAACGCACTTTTCCCGGATCTGTTCGGCGGAGACAGAGGTGTGGTCATCGCCGCTGCGGAGACGATTGACGTCCAGGCGACGTTGAATGCCTTCGCCACGGAAATGGTGGCGCTCGAGGGAGATGCTTTATCGGAGGAGGAAATCCGCGCAATGTTGGATGCCACCCTGACGGCACAAGCCAGCGCCACGCCGGCTGCGGGAGGTGAATCAGCCGTGACCGACAGCGGAACGGAAGACCCACTCGCGGCGAGCGCAACCGAAGATCTGACGACAACGGCGACGCTGACTTCGACCTCGTCATCCGGTGGAGGACCTGCGGTTCCCAGTGCCACGCCTACCAGGACCCAAACCTCGGCCTCGACTCCGCCTGCAGGTACGACGCCCACTTCAACCCTCACAGCAGGACCGACGAGCACGCCAACACCAACCTTAACACTGACGTTGACGGCGACAGCGACGACGCCTCCCACAAACACACCTACGGCGACGCAGCCTCCGACGAACACCCCGACGGCAACGCAGAACGTGTGTGACAGCCTCAGCTTGAGCGGGAAATCTGTCAATCATAAAATAGTATCCTGGAATTTTAATAACAACAGCAGCAGCAGTGTGACGATCAACTACGTTGCCTTATCGTGGCCAGGTGATGATAATATATTGAAGTTTATTAAAGTGGGTGGCAGTAACAATCCGGTTAATGATCCTGACTCGCCATCTTCGGCTCCTGTCTCAGTAAGTGTCGCCGCAGGTGGTAGCATTTTGTTACAGTTCCAATTCGAGAGTAATGGGCAGGCTACTTCCTATTCGGTCACGGTGAATACGACGTACGGCTGTTCGCTGCATTGA
- the gcvH gene encoding glycine cleavage system protein GcvH gives MSFPAELKYTKNDEWIRVQDGVGTVGITDYAQDQLSDIVFLEISASEGDEFSRGDELGEIESVKAAAEIYLPVDGKITQVNGSIVDEPEVINSDPYGDGWLVQLEIKDPAQLEDLMDAAAYEEYCQDREH, from the coding sequence ATGTCCTTTCCAGCGGAACTGAAGTACACGAAGAATGACGAATGGATTCGCGTGCAAGACGGCGTTGGTACGGTCGGGATCACGGACTACGCCCAAGATCAACTTTCTGACATTGTATTCCTTGAAATTTCGGCTTCGGAAGGAGACGAGTTTTCGCGGGGTGATGAACTGGGGGAGATCGAATCCGTGAAGGCGGCGGCTGAAATCTATCTTCCCGTTGATGGGAAGATCACCCAGGTCAACGGGAGCATCGTCGATGAACCAGAAGTCATCAACAGTGACCCCTACGGCGATGGGTGGTTGGTCCAACTCGAGATCAAAGACCCGGCCCAACTCGAAGACTTGATGGATGCCGCAGCATACGAGGAATATTGTCAGGATCGCGAGCATTGA
- a CDS encoding NAD-dependent epimerase/dehydratase family protein yields MRREVVLITGASGEVGHDLITRLSQRGVVDIVALDIKALDEDLRSRCHEFIQGDILDKTVLGRIVLRYEIHAIYHLATILSTSAEYNPQGAHRVNVDGTLKLLNLALEQARWQGRSIKFIFPSSIAAYGIPDLETKNSTGKIKENEYGQPFTMYGCNKLYCEHLGRYYADHYQQLAADREPHSVDFRSVRFPGLISAETVPSGGTSDFGPEMVHHAAQGKAYACFVREDTRLPFMVMPDAIKALTTIANAEQDALSRRVYNATSFSISAGHFLDRVKHAFPQAKITFEPDRARQKIVDSWPADLDDAAARKDWDWSPDYDLDQAFDEYLIPTIRNKYQK; encoded by the coding sequence ATGCGCAGAGAAGTCGTGTTGATCACCGGCGCGAGCGGCGAAGTCGGCCACGATCTGATCACCCGACTCAGCCAGCGAGGCGTCGTCGATATCGTCGCTCTCGACATCAAAGCGTTGGACGAAGACCTGCGCAGCCGCTGTCACGAGTTCATTCAAGGTGACATCCTCGATAAAACCGTCCTGGGGCGGATCGTCCTGCGTTACGAAATCCACGCCATCTACCACCTCGCCACCATCCTGTCCACCAGCGCAGAGTACAACCCACAAGGCGCCCATCGTGTGAACGTGGACGGCACGCTGAAACTGCTCAATCTGGCCCTCGAACAGGCCCGTTGGCAGGGTCGATCGATCAAGTTCATCTTCCCCAGCTCGATTGCCGCCTATGGCATTCCCGATCTGGAAACGAAAAACTCCACCGGCAAGATCAAAGAAAATGAATACGGCCAACCCTTCACGATGTACGGCTGCAACAAGCTTTACTGCGAGCACCTGGGACGTTACTATGCCGACCATTACCAGCAGTTGGCTGCGGATCGCGAACCCCACAGCGTGGATTTCCGAAGCGTTCGCTTCCCGGGTCTGATCAGCGCAGAAACAGTCCCTTCGGGCGGCACGAGCGATTTCGGTCCGGAGATGGTCCATCACGCCGCGCAAGGAAAAGCCTATGCATGTTTCGTGCGTGAAGACACGCGCCTGCCGTTCATGGTGATGCCCGACGCGATCAAAGCCTTAACCACAATCGCGAACGCAGAACAAGACGCTCTCTCCCGCCGCGTGTACAACGCCACCAGTTTCAGTATCTCAGCGGGTCATTTTCTGGATCGCGTGAAACACGCCTTTCCCCAGGCGAAAATCACCTTCGAACCCGACCGGGCTCGGCAGAAGATCGTGGACAGCTGGCCTGCCGATCTCGACGATGCGGCAGCCAGAAAGGACTGGGACTGGTCGCCGGATTACGACCTCGATCAGGCCTTCGACGAGTATCTCATCCCGACGATTCGAAATAAGTACCAGAAATAA
- the gcvPB gene encoding aminomethyl-transferring glycine dehydrogenase subunit GcvPB, whose amino-acid sequence MTEPLIYELSSSGRTAIEMPAPEVEKAEIPASLEREELPLPELSEIDVVRHFTRLSQLNHGVDTGFYPLGSCTMKYNPKINEEVARLPGFALTHPLQDPALLQGNLALMYAVQQWLMEIGGFRAVSLQPAAGAQGELTGILIIRAYHEDRGDTKRNRILVPDSAHGTNPASIAMSGMEVVEVPSDPRGNIDIEALRSQCGDTVAGLMLTNPNTLGLFEEHVQEVIQLVHGCGGLVYGDGANMNALLGVVRPGDLGFDILHYNLHKTFSTPHGGGGPGAGPVGVAAHLADFLPSPLVDIVEVGDENVPPLYGLVEPAKSIGRMKLFHGHFGVLVRAYTYMRMQGNEGLRDVADHAVLNANYLRVKLQDVYRIPYDRICMHEFVAEGKWDDAPGVHALDIAKRLMDFGFHPPTNYFPLIVPEALMIEPTETESKQTLDAFVAAMQQIAREAHEDPEILTTAPHKTPFGRMDEVRAAKQLVLCCWPVDE is encoded by the coding sequence ATGACTGAGCCCTTGATTTACGAACTCTCGTCTTCGGGCAGAACGGCGATCGAAATGCCCGCGCCGGAAGTTGAGAAAGCGGAAATTCCCGCATCGCTCGAACGTGAGGAATTACCTTTGCCGGAACTATCCGAGATCGACGTCGTGCGCCATTTCACGCGCTTGTCGCAGCTCAACCACGGCGTAGACACCGGTTTTTACCCGCTCGGATCGTGCACGATGAAATACAATCCCAAGATCAACGAGGAAGTCGCCCGCCTGCCGGGTTTCGCCCTTACTCATCCGCTTCAGGATCCGGCGCTCCTGCAAGGAAATCTGGCTTTGATGTACGCCGTGCAGCAATGGCTGATGGAGATCGGCGGGTTCCGCGCCGTCAGCCTGCAGCCGGCTGCAGGCGCCCAGGGCGAACTCACCGGGATTCTCATCATCCGCGCCTATCACGAAGATCGCGGCGACACGAAGCGCAACCGCATTCTGGTTCCCGATTCCGCACACGGGACCAACCCCGCCTCGATCGCGATGAGCGGGATGGAGGTGGTCGAAGTCCCCTCGGATCCGCGCGGCAACATCGACATCGAAGCGCTGCGCAGTCAGTGTGGCGATACGGTCGCCGGTTTGATGCTGACCAATCCGAACACGCTGGGTTTGTTCGAGGAGCACGTGCAAGAAGTTATCCAACTGGTCCACGGTTGCGGCGGACTGGTGTATGGAGACGGCGCGAACATGAATGCGCTGCTGGGGGTGGTGCGTCCCGGCGATCTGGGATTCGACATCCTGCATTACAACCTGCACAAGACGTTCTCTACCCCTCACGGCGGCGGTGGGCCCGGAGCGGGTCCGGTCGGCGTTGCGGCCCATCTCGCGGATTTTCTCCCGAGTCCCCTCGTCGACATCGTCGAGGTGGGCGATGAAAACGTGCCTCCGTTGTACGGGCTGGTGGAACCGGCGAAGAGCATCGGCAGGATGAAACTCTTTCACGGACACTTCGGAGTCCTGGTGCGCGCCTATACCTACATGCGCATGCAGGGCAACGAGGGGCTGCGGGACGTCGCCGACCATGCCGTTTTGAACGCCAACTACTTACGCGTGAAACTGCAGGATGTGTACAGGATTCCCTACGATCGGATCTGCATGCACGAATTCGTGGCGGAAGGCAAATGGGACGATGCGCCGGGCGTGCACGCGCTAGACATCGCAAAGCGGCTGATGGACTTCGGCTTTCACCCACCGACGAATTATTTCCCGCTCATCGTGCCGGAAGCGTTGATGATCGAGCCCACGGAAACCGAAAGCAAACAAACCCTGGATGCCTTTGTGGCGGCGATGCAGCAAATCGCTCGCGAAGCGCATGAGGATCCCGAGATCCTGACCACTGCGCCGCACAAGACGCCCTTCGGACGTATGGATGAGGTCAGGGCAGCAAAGCAGTTGGTGCTGTGTTGTTGGCCGGTTGATGAGTGA
- the alr gene encoding alanine racemase codes for MNGYSNWLEIDRQVIIGNIECINQWTGVPMMAVVKANGYGHGLTEVVRTAVEAGVRYCGVARVEEAFELRRAGIDIPVLVLGYTPDERFGEAFAQDISLTFFQPQQLDVLAAAAREAPRPAKIHLKVDTGMSRLGAAPELAYDMLQRLSGLENVEVEGIFTHFARADERYAPTTEWQLRRFTDLLAEIESAGLRPSIAHAANSAAALTRPGANFDMVRVGIALYGLAPSAEVELLEGMHPALSWHARLSHINVYPQGSGISYGHLYTTQGNERIGVVPVGYGDGYRREQGNIVLVHGRRVPVVGRVCMDQLMVRLDEVPEAEIVDEVVLIGEQGSERITAEELASHWNTFNYEVVCGLSARVPRHYI; via the coding sequence ATGAATGGGTATTCCAACTGGTTGGAAATCGATCGCCAGGTAATCATCGGCAACATCGAATGTATCAATCAATGGACCGGCGTTCCGATGATGGCGGTGGTTAAGGCGAACGGATACGGACACGGGCTCACCGAGGTGGTACGAACCGCAGTTGAAGCAGGCGTGCGGTACTGCGGTGTGGCCCGGGTGGAAGAAGCGTTCGAACTGCGTAGAGCGGGAATCGACATCCCGGTCCTGGTGTTGGGTTACACACCGGACGAGCGTTTCGGCGAAGCGTTCGCGCAGGACATCTCCCTGACTTTTTTTCAACCCCAGCAATTGGACGTGCTGGCAGCGGCTGCGCGAGAGGCTCCACGGCCGGCGAAGATCCACCTGAAAGTGGATACGGGCATGAGCCGTTTGGGCGCAGCGCCTGAACTGGCATATGATATGCTGCAGCGCTTGTCCGGACTCGAAAACGTCGAGGTGGAAGGAATCTTCACCCACTTCGCACGTGCCGATGAACGCTACGCGCCCACGACGGAATGGCAACTGCGCAGGTTCACCGACCTGCTGGCCGAAATCGAATCAGCCGGTCTACGCCCGTCGATCGCGCATGCAGCCAATTCCGCAGCGGCGCTCACCCGGCCAGGTGCGAATTTCGACATGGTGCGGGTTGGCATCGCCCTGTACGGCCTGGCGCCATCCGCTGAAGTGGAGCTTCTCGAAGGCATGCACCCGGCGCTTTCCTGGCACGCACGCCTGAGCCACATAAATGTTTATCCACAGGGCAGCGGCATCAGCTACGGTCACCTCTATACCACGCAAGGAAACGAGCGCATCGGCGTCGTGCCTGTGGGATATGGTGATGGATACCGTCGCGAACAGGGCAATATCGTCCTCGTTCACGGCCGGCGGGTGCCTGTTGTCGGGCGAGTGTGTATGGATCAATTGATGGTCCGCCTGGATGAGGTGCCCGAGGCGGAGATTGTTGACGAAGTGGTCCTGATCGGCGAGCAAGGCTCCGAACGCATCACAGCCGAGGAACTCGCATCCCACTGGAACACGTTCAACTACGAAGTGGTTTGTGGTTTGAGTGCGCGTGTGCCGCGCCATTACATATAA
- a CDS encoding AzlD domain-containing protein, producing the protein MKSASALYLWTIIIGGMLVTYATRLSFILLVPQERVPTLMKQALRYVPPAVLAALILPDLLLSDGSFQLDLQNYRLFAGLLAALVSWRTKNTWLTIGVGMGALWLLSSL; encoded by the coding sequence ATGAAATCCGCCAGCGCGCTTTACCTGTGGACGATCATCATCGGCGGCATGCTGGTTACCTACGCCACGAGATTGTCCTTCATCCTGCTGGTCCCGCAGGAACGGGTGCCCACGTTGATGAAACAAGCCCTGCGCTACGTGCCGCCGGCCGTTCTGGCCGCACTGATTCTCCCGGATTTGCTGTTATCGGATGGCAGCTTTCAGCTCGATCTTCAGAATTACCGGCTGTTTGCCGGCTTGCTGGCCGCTCTCGTGTCCTGGCGGACGAAAAACACCTGGCTCACCATCGGCGTCGGCATGGGCGCGCTGTGGCTGCTCTCCTCACTGTAG
- the gcvPA gene encoding aminomethyl-transferring glycine dehydrogenase subunit GcvPA → MAFIPHTDEERRAMFEAIGVEGFEDFYQIIPENVRFPDFDLPGAVTEMEIAAELQALAEVNLNMHHVACFLGAGAYNHFIPAAVDEILRRNEFYTAYTPYQPEISQGTLQTIFEYQSLMVNLTGMDVSNASHYDGATAFAEGVIMALNVHHGKRKKVVLSAAIHPQYRQVVRTYTRGVGLTLVGDGAIENDAQALIEMLDESTALVAVQYPDFFGCIQDWTALGEAAHEVGALFCVVVNPLALGLLKPPGAFGADIVVGDGQPLGIPLSFGGPSLGIFTTRDKYVRKMAGRLVGETVDSRGQRGYVLTLAPREQHIRREKATSNICTNQGLMALAATVYLSLMGKQGLRSVAELCFHKAHAAAKRIAALDGYRLWNTGDFFHEFVIECPRDVKTINERLLELDIIGGYDLGRDYSELEQHMLIAVTEMVSEAEIDDLAAALKAVSHD, encoded by the coding sequence ATGGCGTTTATTCCCCATACGGATGAAGAACGACGAGCGATGTTCGAGGCGATCGGAGTCGAGGGCTTCGAGGATTTCTACCAGATCATTCCGGAAAACGTTCGTTTTCCGGATTTTGACCTTCCCGGCGCAGTGACGGAGATGGAGATCGCTGCCGAGCTGCAAGCGTTGGCGGAGGTCAATCTCAACATGCATCACGTTGCTTGTTTCCTCGGCGCCGGAGCTTACAACCATTTCATACCCGCTGCGGTGGATGAAATCCTGCGCAGGAACGAATTCTACACGGCATACACGCCCTATCAGCCTGAAATTTCCCAGGGTACGCTGCAGACCATTTTCGAATATCAAAGCTTGATGGTCAACCTGACCGGCATGGACGTTTCAAACGCCTCCCATTACGACGGCGCCACGGCGTTTGCGGAAGGGGTCATCATGGCGCTCAACGTCCATCATGGAAAACGAAAGAAGGTGGTCCTTTCCGCGGCGATCCATCCGCAATATCGCCAGGTCGTTCGCACGTATACACGCGGCGTGGGCTTGACCCTGGTCGGCGATGGGGCCATCGAAAACGATGCACAAGCGTTGATCGAGATGCTGGATGAAAGCACCGCACTCGTTGCGGTTCAGTATCCGGATTTCTTCGGCTGCATTCAAGATTGGACGGCGCTGGGCGAAGCGGCCCACGAGGTGGGTGCCTTGTTCTGCGTGGTCGTCAATCCGCTCGCGTTGGGATTGCTCAAGCCTCCAGGCGCCTTCGGCGCCGACATCGTGGTCGGGGATGGCCAACCGCTGGGAATCCCGCTTTCATTCGGGGGACCTTCATTGGGTATATTTACCACGCGCGATAAGTACGTGCGCAAGATGGCGGGCCGTCTGGTCGGCGAGACCGTAGACAGCCGCGGCCAGCGGGGTTACGTTTTGACCCTGGCGCCGCGTGAACAACATATCCGCCGCGAGAAGGCGACTTCCAACATCTGCACCAATCAAGGCCTCATGGCGCTGGCCGCTACGGTTTATCTCTCTCTTATGGGCAAACAGGGATTACGCAGCGTCGCCGAACTTTGTTTCCACAAGGCGCACGCCGCAGCGAAGAGAATCGCTGCTTTGGATGGGTATCGTCTGTGGAACACGGGAGATTTCTTCCATGAATTCGTGATCGAGTGTCCACGGGATGTGAAGACGATCAACGAGCGATTGCTCGAGTTGGACATCATCGGAGGTTACGATCTGGGCCGGGACTATTCGGAGCTGGAACAGCATATGTTGATCGCCGTAACGGAGATGGTCAGCGAAGCGGAAATCGACGATCTGGCCGCTGCGCTGAAGGCGGTGAGCCATGACTGA
- a CDS encoding nucleoside kinase codes for MAAKPNHKIHETQPRATVQVHLPDERVLEGARGSQLEDFLKVVESPEAPIVGGIVNGELRELTYTIEMDARVCPITMASADGMRIYRRSLTFLLAAAFEELFPDAELTVDHSIASGGYFCEVDGRHALSSDELARLQARMQELVNQDLPFAKSHLPIEAAIEYFSKRGYKDKERLLKHRKKPQLVVYQLNNFRDYHHGYMVPSTGYLRWFALQAAGEGFTLRFPRRHRPTELLPVPEFRILLETFLQYGDWIDTIGVPDVGALNEAISAGRAREIVLVSEALHERRIAEIAALIAERRDRMRVVLTAGPSSSGKTTFSKRLSIQLLARGLAPYPIGLDNYFIDREKTPLDEYGEYDYESLHVLDLARLNQDIKRMIAGEVVRLPRYDFLQGKQVEGEFIQLAPDQIIILEGIHGLNPELLPEIPTETTFRIYVSALTQLNLDRFNRVSTTDTRLIRRIVRDAAQRGYTAQETIRRWESVRRGERKYIFPYQENADAMFNSALVYEGAVLASLAEPLLRQVPFGTDEHVEAKRLLAFLDWFLPIDSDLIPDNSMIREFIGGSILRDFVPWPPPDLD; via the coding sequence ATGGCAGCAAAGCCCAATCATAAAATTCACGAGACACAACCGCGGGCGACGGTGCAGGTTCATCTTCCTGACGAACGCGTTCTCGAGGGTGCACGAGGCAGCCAGTTGGAGGACTTCCTGAAGGTCGTCGAATCTCCGGAAGCTCCCATCGTGGGCGGTATCGTAAACGGTGAACTGCGAGAGTTGACCTATACCATCGAAATGGACGCCAGGGTGTGTCCAATTACCATGGCGTCGGCCGACGGTATGCGTATCTACCGCCGTTCTCTGACCTTTCTGTTGGCGGCCGCGTTCGAGGAACTTTTCCCGGACGCCGAACTTACCGTCGATCACTCCATCGCCTCCGGCGGATACTTCTGTGAGGTGGATGGACGTCATGCGTTGAGCAGCGACGAGCTTGCAAGATTACAGGCGCGCATGCAAGAGTTGGTCAATCAGGACCTGCCTTTCGCCAAGAGCCATCTTCCGATCGAGGCTGCGATCGAGTATTTCAGCAAGCGAGGCTATAAAGACAAGGAGCGCTTGTTGAAACACCGCAAAAAACCCCAATTGGTTGTTTACCAGCTCAATAACTTTCGGGATTATCACCATGGATACATGGTTCCTTCGACCGGCTACCTGCGATGGTTTGCGCTGCAAGCCGCCGGTGAGGGATTCACGCTGCGCTTCCCCAGGCGGCACCGGCCTACCGAATTGCTTCCTGTGCCGGAATTCCGCATCCTTCTCGAAACTTTTTTACAGTACGGGGATTGGATCGACACCATCGGAGTTCCGGATGTGGGCGCATTGAACGAGGCGATCAGCGCCGGCCGGGCGCGGGAAATCGTGCTCGTTTCAGAGGCTCTCCACGAGAGAAGGATCGCAGAGATTGCCGCCTTGATTGCGGAACGACGGGATCGAATGCGCGTCGTGCTGACGGCCGGTCCGTCTTCGTCTGGTAAAACGACATTTTCGAAACGGCTCTCGATTCAACTGCTGGCGCGCGGTCTCGCGCCGTACCCGATCGGCCTGGACAATTACTTCATCGATCGCGAAAAGACTCCCCTGGATGAATATGGGGAATACGATTACGAATCGCTTCATGTGCTGGACCTCGCGCGCCTCAATCAGGATATCAAGCGCATGATCGCCGGAGAGGTGGTCCGCCTCCCGCGCTACGATTTCCTTCAGGGCAAACAAGTCGAGGGGGAATTCATTCAACTGGCCCCGGATCAAATCATCATCCTCGAAGGCATTCACGGCCTCAATCCGGAACTGCTGCCCGAAATCCCCACCGAAACCACCTTTCGCATTTACGTCTCTGCGTTGACGCAGTTAAACCTGGACCGTTTTAACCGCGTCTCGACCACCGATACGCGCCTTATTCGTCGCATCGTGCGCGATGCGGCACAGCGAGGATACACGGCGCAGGAAACCATCCGCCGCTGGGAGTCCGTGCGGCGCGGGGAACGGAAATACATCTTTCCTTATCAGGAAAACGCAGATGCGATGTTCAACTCGGCTCTGGTTTACGAGGGCGCAGTATTGGCTTCGCTGGCGGAACCTCTCTTGCGCCAGGTGCCCTTCGGCACGGACGAACATGTTGAGGCGAAGCGGTTGTTGGCTTTTCTGGATTGGTTTCTACCGATCGACAGCGATCTCATTCCCGATAACTCCATGATTCGTGAATTTATTGGCGGTTCCATCTTGCGCGATTTCGTCCCCTGGCCTCCGCCTGACCTGGATTGA